One window of the Ictidomys tridecemlineatus isolate mIctTri1 chromosome 11, mIctTri1.hap1, whole genome shotgun sequence genome contains the following:
- the Gpr153 gene encoding putative G-protein coupled receptor 153: MSDERRLPGSAVGWLACGGLSLLANAWGILSVGAKQKKWKPLEFLLCTLAATHMLNVAVPIATYAVVQLRRQRPDYEWNEGLCKVFVSTFYTLTLATCFSVTSLSYHRMWMVRWPVNYRLSNAKKQAVHTVMGIWMVSFILSALPAVGWHDTSERFYTHGCRFIVAEIGLGFGVCFLLLVGGSVAMGVVCTAIALFQTLVVQVGRQADRQTFTVPTIVVEDAQGKRRSSIDGSEPARTSLQITGLVATIVVIYDCLMGFPVLVVSFSSLRADASAPWMVLCVLWCSVAQALLLPVFLWACDRYRADLKAVWEKCMALMANDVDSDDESSLEGSVPPDLVLERSLDYSYGGDFVALDRMTKYELSALEEGLPQLYPLRPLQEDKMQYLQVPPTRRLSHDDEDVWAAVPLPTFLPRWGSGEDLAALAHLVLPSGPDRRRGSLLAFAEDVPPFRPRRRSAESLLSLRLPALEGGPRRAHDSPPGSPRRRPGPGARSASASLLPDAFALTAFEREPQALRRPLAPARPFPALRTALDGSEPGESPTPPGGARRSPGPRRAARARAGPLHTGLSASWGEPGGLHAAGGGGGSTSSFLSSPSESSGYVTLHSDSMGSAS, from the exons ATGAGTGATGAGCGGCGACTGCCTGGCAGCGCGGTGGGCTGGTTGGCGTGTGGAGGCCTCTCCCTGCTGGCCAACGCCTGGGGCATCCTCAGTGTGGGTGCCAAACAGAAGAAGTGGAAGCCACTGGAGTTCCTGCTGTGCACACTCGCAGCCACCCACATGCTCAACGTGGCCGTGCCCATCGCCACCTACGCCGTGGTGCAGCTGCGACGGCAGCGTCCTGACTATGAGTGGAATGAGGGCCTCTGCAAGGTCTTCGTGTCCACCTTCTACACCCTCACCCTGGCCACCTGCTTCTCCGTCACCTCCCTCTCCTATCACCGCATGTGGATGGTCCGCTGGCCCGTCAACTACCG GCTGAGCAATGCCAAGAAGCAGGCGGTGCACACAGTCATGGGCATCTGGATGGTGTCCTTCATCCTGTCGGCTCTGCCTGCTGTCGGCTGGCACGACACAAGTGAACGCTTCTATACCCACGGCTGCCGCTTCATTGTGGCTGAGATTGGCCTGGGCTTCGGTGTCTGCTTCTTGCTGCTAGTAGGCGGCAGCGTGGCCATGGGGGTGGTCTGCACAGCCATTGCCCTGTTCCAGACGCTGGTGGTGCAGGTGGGACGCCAGGCTGACCGTCAGACCTTCACTGTGCCCACCATTGTGGTGGAGGATGCACAGGGCAAGCGCCGCTCTTCCATCGATGGCTCAGAGCCTGCCAGAACCTCGCTGCAGATCACAGGCCTGGTGGCCACCATCGTGGTCATCTATGACTGCCTCATGGGCTTCCCTGTACTG GTGGTGAGCTTCAGCAGCCTGCGGGCCGATGCCTCGGCACCCTGGATGGTGCTCTGTGTGCTGTGGTGCTCTGTGGCCCAGGCCCTGCTGCTGCCTGTGTTCCTCTGGGCCTGTGACCGATACCGGGCAGACCTCAAGGCTGTTTGGGAGAAGTGCATGGCCCTCATGGCCAACGATGTGGACTCAGACGATG AGAGCAGCCTGGAGGGCAGCGTCCCTCCAGACCTGGTGCTGGAGCGCTCCCTTGACTACAGCTATGGAGGTGACTTTGTGGCCCTGGACAGGATGACCAAGTATGAGCTCTCTGCCCTGGAGGAGGGTCTGCCTCAGCTCTACCCACTTCGGCCCTTGCAGGAGGACAAGATGCAGTACCTCCAG GTACCACCCACGCGGCGCCTGTCCCACGACGACGAGGACGTGTGGGCCGCCGTCCCACTGCCCACCTTCCTGCCGCGCTGGGGCTCCGGCGAGGACCTGGCTGCCCTGGCACACCTCGTTCTGCCCTCGGGGCCCGACCGGCGCCGCGGCAGCTTGCTGGCCTTCGCTGAGGACGTGCCCCCGTTCCGTCCGCGCCGCCGCTCGGCAGAGAGCTTGCTGTCGCTGCGCCTCCCGGCCCTGGAGGGCGGCCCGCGCCGCGCCCACGACTCTCCCCCGGGCAGCCCGCGCCGCCGGCCTGGGCCTGGCGCCCGCTCTGCCTCGGCCTCGCTGTTGCCGGACGCCTTCGCCCTGACCGCCTTCGAGCGTGAGCCGCAGGCCCTGCGCCGCCCGCTGGCCCCAGCCAGGCCCTTCCCCGCCTTGCGCACCGCCCTCGACGGCTCGGAGCCCGGCGAGTCCCCGACGCCCCCTGGCGGTGCGCGGCGGAGCCCAGGGCCGCGCCGGGCCGCGCGTGCGCGCGCCGGGCCCCTGCACACCGGCCTGAGCGCGTCGTGGGGCGAGCCCGGCGGCCTGCAcgcggcgggcggcggcggcggcagtaCCAGCAGCTTCCTGAGTTCGCCCTCCGAGTCCTCGGGCTACGTCACACTGCACTCGGACTCGATGGGCTCAGCGTCCTAG
- the Hes3 gene encoding transcription factor HES-3 translates to MEKKRRARINVSLEQLKSLLEKHYSHQIRKRKLEKADILELSVKYMKSLQNSLQGLWSVGSGAEYPTSFRGCLPGVSQLLRRGEEGGGGLRCPLVRDLAGSSTMDSASTGPEAPALGHPSGLGVWGPAPTASGSRSPPPRLLFPGGLPGSSTSVPEPPPASCRRAESPGPGMPVWRPW, encoded by the exons ATGGAGAAAAAGCGCCGTGCACGCATCAACGTGTCCTTGGAGCAGCTCAAGTCGCTGCTGGAGAAACACTACTCACACCAG ATCCGGAAACGCAAGCTGGAAAAGGCCGACATTCTGGAGTTGAGCGTCAAGTACATGAAAAGCCTTCAGAACTCCTTGCAAG GGCTCTGGTCGGTAGGCAGCGGAGCCGAGTACCCGACGAGCTTCCGTGGCTGTCTACCCGGCGTGAGCCAACTCCTACGACGCGGAGAGGAAGGCGGAGGCGGCCTGCGCTGCCCCCTGGTGCGGGACCTCGCAGGTAGCAGCACCATGGACAGCGCCAGCACTGGCCCGGAGGCGCCCGCTCTAGGCCACCCCAGTGGTCTTGGTGTCTGGGGTCCTGCTCCAACCGCCAGTGGCTCGCGGTCCCCACCACCCAGGCTCCTCTTTCCCGGAGGTCTCCCTGGCTCCTCCACCAGCGTCCCGGAGCCTCCGCCAGCGTCATGTCGCCGAGCCGAGAGCCCAGGGCCTGGGATGCCCGTGTGGCGACCCTGGTGA